ATTTGTTCAAAAGAAATCTAATCTACATAATAACAACAGATGAAATCAatatcgaagtaaacaactgcACGCACGGCAGTTACCATAACGACACCGTCTAGCGATTCGATGTATTGGAATGAAACTGTGGGGTTTTATCCACGATTTTATACTATAATCTGAGAAAAGATTCCCGTTCAAGAACATCTATCATCTTGCTGCAATAGTTACAGTAAATATGTTGTGAATAAATACATGTAATATAATTAACAAGTGGGAACCCCGAAAGAATTGCTTGTGTTTCACTTACAGCAAAGATTTTAGGcgcatttttataataaattaacagttttacCGAGAGTGGAAAGTATGCGCCAACTTTCATCGAAAAGAGCCGATCTGattaaaataacaattacCATTTCTTTACAGCAAATTTTTTACGATTCCATCACATTTTGAATATGTTTATTAGGTTCCTATCATGCATTAATGTGACACGCTTTTGATTGTGCCAAAGCATTAACTCAGTATTAAGCTTAGGAATCGTTCTCAAATTCGGCAGGATTCTTACGATTCAACTGGGTGTGCAAATTTTCAATGTAGTTGTAAATCATGTATCCCATGACGAATGCTGTAGATATAAGAAtggagaaaacattaaaatgctGTCCTATTTCATTCGGAAGCCGATCCATACGGGCATTTGTCcgatacaaaaagaaaaacttacGCGGAGCCACGATGAAAATTTGCGAGCGAATACGTCGGAGCGTATTCGGTACACCCTTGCTGATTACATTCGCAAAGGCGCGTTGCTCGAAGGGGGAGATCTTGTGCGTGACAATTCCGCGTACTTTCGCAAGCTCACCAAATCCGTGACCCATGTTGTTTGCAGGATTGGCCCGAAAtcactcaaaacttcaataaattTGCTGTAAGTAGTagaaaaacaatcacatattATATAACTCCGTAGAGGTTCGGAATATCGATTCGGGAACAAATATTTAGCGTTGGAAGATATGAACTACAACGTTCAAGTGGAGGCGGACGCTCGTTTTCTGAAAACTTACCGTTTATAATAAGTTTCGCGAGATCGTGCAATCCTACAATTTCTCGAAATGAAAATTACAAACCATGGAGCCAAATTTTCTTTCAGGCCGATAGTGACAGCGACGAAGACAGTTGCTCGGAACGAACTTTGACCGATGCACCAAGCTAAATCGCATAGTTAGTTATGGCCTACTAAATCGCAATATTTGCCCGTAGTGCAGCATGCTTCCCATATTTTACTTAGATCGCGGCTACACTGCGGGAGATTATCGGGTAATAGGAGATTCGTTTTACACAGGAAAAGTCCAAATGAAGTCAAAGACGAGAGTTAATTCGTCCAACAATTTTTTTGAACGAAAAAGTATTTCTTCCATCGTTCGTACATGGCTTATTACGATAGTGGTGATACATTATTTCAGCAAATAATTTTCCTGCAAAATACGATGTTAAAAATGTACAGTTAGCTAACATTATAGCAATtttgaatataaattattatcaGAATAAATACATGGGACAAATGCTTTCAGTGTATACGCGAGCTTCGTGCCCAGATGGCAAGGTTTACAATGCCAGCGATCCAATTCTAGATTGGTGTAGTTACCTTGGCATGTTGTTATGCAATTGTCAGCGCTCAATGTTTACCTATGGTTTGATGAAATTCGTGATTCTTTGATAAACAGAAGTAACTTCTATTAAACATTTAGCCACCATGTCAACCCGATGGTATCCAATTTACCAACGCGGGAACCCCCAACTGCGGGTGTTTTTGCCTAACTTTTGGCTCAAACTGGTGCGGCCGGAACACAAACAACCTCCCAACGTTGTGCAGTTCGAGTGTTCCATGGAAATGACCCGGCACGATGTGAAGAACTATTTAGAAAAGATATACAAAGTTCCCGTCGTAAGCGTCCGTACGCGCATTGCTTTGGGCAATACCAAGCGAGACCTGGTACTGGGATACATCACGAAGGAAGAGGATGCCAAGCTTGCCTATGTCACTCTGGTAAGGGAtcaatcaattcaattcaatctcACACTGGATACAGCTTGTGGAACAATTGACTTATGTTACTACATTCTTTTAGCCAAATACTATGAAATTTGAATTTCCGGACATCTTTCCAACTGAAGCAAAGCAGAAAATAGAGGACGATAAGAAATCCCTTGaggaagcaaagaaaaatcacaaaaagTTTCTGGATAAAAACAAAGACCGGCCCGGCACACCTGGTTGGTTTTCCATTTAATGTCAAACTAGTTCACACTTACATGAGTTAAACGAGAATATTGTTAGAGTAAACTAATAAAACTGGCTTTATTTATGCTCGTTACTTCGAGGTTAATTCGTTAATTCGATAGCAGTATACACTTGAAACAAAGCGACATAGTTAAACAGACAAACGCGTCGGAACTGCTCGCGCCAGCTTCCGATAAGTTTCATAGTCGATTGGAAGTTCCTCCAGGTCCTTCGTCGGTCCCATACACGTTGAACAAGTTCGGATGTCGTAAAGGAACGCGACCtgtgaaaaaacacaacactgtTGCAGTACATGGAAGCGTATAACATTAGTACCAACTACACCTCACCTTCGGATGCGACGGGCAGGGACGGAATTTTCTGCCGAAACACAAATGACCACATCGCAAACATTGGACTGTTGTGTTCTTACGTTCACAAATGCACGCTGCCAAACGTTTGGCTTCGGCCTCACGATCCTCCTCCGTAAATATAGGATCTTTTCGAGTGGTCTGCATAGCCGACGATGTTTTAGAATTCTTTTGGCTGTTTCGTTTCATCGCTCTTAACAAAATTCGAGACTTGTCTACGAAGAAAGCAAATTTTGAAGCGCTGCCTACTGCGAAAGTATCTTTTCTAGCGCTTCCACTCACGTCAAATGTGTAACTGAAAAATGGCGTCCCACAGAAATCACCAAAATGGGTACCTGTGTGCAGGGTATTGCAAGCGAGTAGAGAAGCAAAGAATAAAGGATATATGAGAGTGTGCGAACGAGAcaatggtttttcttttattccaaCCATACTCGGAATCAGCTTAGTCTGCGTCTAAACGTTGTCGGGACTGACGttgaatttttcttttcttcatgAACGTGTCGCTTGTGGTTGATTTGGCGTCTAGTGGTACGTGGTCGATGACTTTTTCCTTGAATTTGGGCTCCGCTTTTTCCGGCTGTGCGCTTGGTACGTACAAAGGAGCTGGTGTCACTGGTAGTTGCAAATCCATCGGTTGTTCTTGTCTGCAGGTGAGAATCACATTAATATTAAGCTACATATGTCGATTTGATTGTACGATACGAATATATAACTAGTTCTGATGGATAATCTTACTTGACTTGAACCGATTCCCAGCGGCCGTACGGATTTTTGGATCGTTCAATTTCGGCATTGGACGCTGCTTCGCGTCCATGATCAACCTTTTTCTCGATTTCTTCTTTGATTTTTCTATTGTGTTTGAAAATCTGGGCCATATTTTCACGGCGAAGACGGGCAGCAATTTCGTCCGCATTTTCCAATTCGTACTTTGCCTCGAGGGCagcattttccttttgcttttgccatGCGATTTTAGACAAATTCTCATACTCGTCCTTCTTCATATACCCTTCTTTGGGTGGTTCCCAAACGGATTCCCCAGTTTTAACGTTCCAATAGTAAGGAAACCCGTCGTCATTTTCTGCTTCCACCCACATCGATTCAGGATCTACTTTCGTATCGTCCTCTATCCGACGCTTCTTTGCCATCGCTTTTCCCTTGGATGATTCTGGATCCTCGTCACTGTCAAGGCCGGGCAGGTACAATGGATCCGCTTCGCGGCCCTTTTTCGTCTTCGAACGTCTACTGTCCGTAATGCCGGAACTGTTTACCGACGGCCCAGCACATGGGCCGATTTGATCTGCATTTGCATTGACTTGTTCAAGCTTTTGCTTCTCGCATAACTCTCGCGAGCTGATATCGGCACCCGCGCTTATGTCCAGCATGTACGCCTTCATAGCTGCGTCATTCATCTTCTTTAAATCAGCGTCAATCTTGCTTTGCTCATGCTGAGCTTTATAACTATTGCGGCTGATCTCAGAAATACGTTTCTGTACGTTCATCTGGTGTCGCTTCCCATTTTCGTGGAATTGTACACTCTGTAAAGATATCGAAGTTCCTTATGATCGACCGCGTTACTATGCACGGATCTATTAATACTTACGGATTTATTATCCGCTATCCAGCACTTGCAAAAGTCACAATATTTTCGCTCGTTAGATTTCCAATAATCCGCCCTATTTTACGTGAAGAaaaatgttgttgatgttAACGAAGGCGATTATCAAAACGAtagtaaaacataaataactTACATT
The Anopheles moucheti chromosome 2, idAnoMoucSN_F20_07, whole genome shotgun sequence genome window above contains:
- the LOC128297415 gene encoding cytochrome b-c1 complex subunit 8, producing the protein MGHGFGELAKVRGIVTHKISPFEQRAFANVISKGVPNTLRRIRSQIFIVAPPFVMGYMIYNYIENLHTQLNRKNPAEFENDS
- the LOC128310908 gene encoding probable 39S ribosomal protein L23, mitochondrial, which produces MSTRWYPIYQRGNPQLRVFLPNFWLKLVRPEHKQPPNVVQFECSMEMTRHDVKNYLEKIYKVPVVSVRTRIALGNTKRDLVLGYITKEEDAKLAYVTLPNTMKFEFPDIFPTEAKQKIEDDKKSLEEAKKNHKKFLDKNKDRPGTPGWFSI
- the LOC128296678 gene encoding uncharacterized protein CG13380 → MKRNSQKNSKTSSAMQTTRKDPIFTEEDREAEAKRLAACICERKNTTVQCLRCGHLCFGRKFRPCPSHPKVAFLYDIRTCSTCMGPTKDLEELPIDYETYRKLARAVPTRLSV
- the LOC128310907 gene encoding WW domain-binding protein 4; protein product: MADYWKSNERKYCDFCKCWIADNKSSVQFHENGKRHQMNVQKRISEISRNSYKAQHEQSKIDADLKKMNDAAMKAYMLDISAGADISSRELCEKQKLEQVNANADQIGPCAGPSVNSSGITDSRRSKTKKGREADPLYLPGLDSDEDPESSKGKAMAKKRRIEDDTKVDPESMWVEAENDDGFPYYWNVKTGESVWEPPKEGYMKKDEYENLSKIAWQKQKENAALEAKYELENADEIAARLRRENMAQIFKHNRKIKEEIEKKVDHGREAASNAEIERSKNPYGRWESVQVKQEQPMDLQLPVTPAPLYVPSAQPEKAEPKFKEKVIDHVPLDAKSTTSDTFMKKRKIQRQSRQRLDAD